The Desulfobacterales bacterium genome has a segment encoding these proteins:
- a CDS encoding undecaprenyl-diphosphate phosphatase, translating to MEPVYALLLGIVQGLTEFLPVSSSGHLVLFQHLFGLTEPEIFFDICLHIGTLLAIVMVFRRELGHILLTLFHSPGLLKRTGGAGNLFDQNEDIRLVTLILLGTIPTGIIGLLLKPLAEDLFSNVWIVGVMLLITGGLLWLTRRVPEQGRPLRKMRPKDALIIGLVQGMAIMPGLSRSGSTICIALLMGVDRETAGRYSFLLSIPAILGALVLGLDFSVIGHSSASTGVILLGTIVAALVGYAALIVLLRMIKKGRLSVFAPYCWGIGVVALLLTWS from the coding sequence TTGGAACCTGTCTACGCACTTCTACTCGGTATTGTTCAAGGGCTCACGGAATTTTTACCCGTGAGCAGTTCCGGCCATCTGGTTCTCTTTCAACACCTTTTCGGTCTGACGGAACCGGAGATTTTTTTTGATATCTGTCTTCACATCGGTACGTTATTGGCTATTGTGATGGTATTTCGACGGGAGTTGGGGCATATTCTTCTCACGTTGTTCCATTCTCCCGGCCTTTTGAAGCGTACCGGTGGAGCGGGCAATTTATTTGACCAGAATGAAGACATTCGGTTGGTGACCCTGATACTCCTCGGCACGATTCCCACGGGAATTATCGGGTTGCTGCTTAAGCCGCTGGCGGAGGACCTTTTCAGCAATGTCTGGATCGTTGGGGTGATGTTGCTCATCACCGGCGGGTTGTTGTGGCTGACCCGGCGCGTTCCGGAGCAAGGGCGTCCCTTGAGAAAGATGCGCCCGAAAGATGCGCTGATCATCGGGTTGGTTCAGGGTATGGCCATCATGCCGGGTCTTTCGAGATCCGGCTCAACGATTTGTATCGCCCTGCTGATGGGGGTTGACAGGGAGACGGCGGGCCGTTACTCATTTCTGCTTTCCATTCCCGCCATTCTGGGCGCATTGGTATTGGGCCTTGATTTTTCCGTTATCGGCCACTCTTCGGCTTCAACGGGCGTGATTCTGCTCGGCACCATTGTCGCCGCCCTGGTGGGATACGCGGCGCTGATCGTCTTGTTGCGCATGATCAAGAAGGGCAGATTGTCCGTATTTGCACCCTATTGCTGGGGAATCGGGGTTGTGGCGTTGTTGCTGACCTGGTCGTGA
- a CDS encoding molybdopterin biosynthesis protein, giving the protein MMSSKRNIYLQMKSLAEARDILFNRFNGVEAKGVEMLPVPEAVRRILAEPVTARTSSPGFHSAAMDGIAVRAANTFGAHENAPKIFIANQDAFYVNTGHVLPSGTDAVIMIENIQELEDGKIRIEAPAFPWQNVRKIGEDIVATELLFPRNHQITPFCIGALLSGGIFSVPVRKKPLIAVIPTGSELVDWRFTDKKELEPGQVFESNSYVLMAMAEALGARSKRYETRTDDIEIIKAAAAEAAGGEADMVLILGGSSAGSRDYAKHVISELGEILLHGVTMMPGKPIVLGVIEGKPVFGIPGYPVSAILAFEQFVGALICRMLGQPETERQQLQVELSRKVASKLGVEEFLRVKLGEVGGRVVATPLSRGAGTITSLTRADGIIRIPNHIEGLKEQVPVTAELLKPLSHIRKTIVSVGSHDNTLDVLADELRARFGDLTLSSSHVGSMGGIMAVKKGGCHIAGTHLLDTTDGSYNVSYIKKHLSAVPVRLIHLVLRDQGLMVPAGNPKSVCGIADLCRKDIRFINRQAGSGTRILLDFKLNQLQISPDRVCGYDNEEFTHMSVAAGILSGAADVGLGIMAAANALGLDFIPVVTEQYDLIIPAAYFDSVPIQRLLETISADSFKQRVAALGGYNTENTGREIKL; this is encoded by the coding sequence ATGATGAGTTCCAAACGGAATATATACCTTCAGATGAAATCCCTGGCCGAAGCACGGGATATTTTGTTTAACCGGTTTAACGGGGTCGAGGCAAAAGGGGTTGAGATGCTGCCGGTCCCCGAGGCCGTAAGGCGCATTCTTGCCGAACCGGTAACGGCCCGGACATCCTCTCCTGGGTTTCATTCAGCCGCCATGGACGGAATCGCCGTGCGGGCGGCAAACACCTTTGGCGCGCATGAGAACGCGCCCAAAATATTCATCGCGAATCAGGATGCCTTTTACGTCAATACCGGCCATGTGCTGCCTTCGGGCACGGACGCCGTGATCATGATCGAAAATATTCAGGAACTCGAAGACGGCAAGATTCGAATCGAGGCACCGGCATTTCCCTGGCAGAATGTTCGAAAAATCGGGGAAGATATCGTGGCCACGGAGCTCTTGTTCCCCAGAAACCATCAGATAACGCCTTTTTGCATCGGGGCCTTGTTGTCCGGGGGAATTTTTTCGGTTCCGGTGCGGAAAAAACCGCTGATCGCCGTCATTCCGACCGGATCAGAATTAGTGGATTGGCGCTTCACGGACAAGAAAGAGTTAGAACCGGGCCAGGTGTTCGAAAGTAACTCCTATGTGTTGATGGCGATGGCCGAAGCCCTGGGTGCCCGAAGCAAACGATACGAAACCCGGACCGATGATATTGAAATCATTAAGGCGGCGGCGGCCGAGGCGGCGGGCGGGGAAGCGGACATGGTGCTCATTTTGGGCGGCTCTTCAGCCGGCTCCCGGGACTATGCCAAACATGTCATCAGCGAGCTGGGCGAAATTCTGCTTCACGGGGTGACCATGATGCCCGGGAAACCGATTGTCCTGGGGGTAATTGAGGGCAAACCGGTGTTCGGCATTCCCGGCTACCCGGTATCCGCCATCTTGGCTTTCGAGCAGTTTGTCGGCGCTTTGATTTGCCGCATGCTGGGCCAGCCCGAAACAGAGCGCCAACAACTTCAAGTGGAACTTTCCCGAAAGGTTGCCTCAAAACTGGGGGTGGAAGAATTTTTAAGGGTCAAGCTGGGAGAGGTGGGCGGCAGGGTCGTGGCAACACCGCTTTCAAGAGGGGCCGGTACGATTACCTCGCTGACCCGGGCGGACGGCATCATTCGCATTCCCAACCACATAGAGGGCCTCAAGGAGCAGGTGCCGGTGACGGCCGAGTTGCTTAAGCCCTTATCGCACATACGAAAAACCATTGTTTCGGTCGGCAGCCACGACAACACCCTCGATGTGCTGGCCGATGAATTGCGCGCCCGGTTTGGGGATCTAACCCTGTCTTCGAGCCATGTGGGAAGCATGGGCGGCATCATGGCGGTAAAAAAAGGGGGGTGCCACATCGCCGGAACGCATCTTCTGGACACGACCGACGGCTCTTACAATGTCTCCTATATCAAAAAGCATCTATCCGCTGTGCCGGTTCGGCTGATTCACCTGGTGCTTCGGGACCAGGGCCTCATGGTTCCCGCCGGAAACCCAAAGTCCGTTTGCGGCATAGCGGATCTTTGCCGGAAGGATATTCGGTTCATCAATCGCCAGGCCGGTTCCGGAACGCGCATTTTGCTTGATTTTAAACTGAATCAACTTCAAATATCTCCCGACCGGGTGTGTGGGTATGATAACGAGGAGTTTACCCACATGTCGGTTGCGGCCGGCATTCTCAGCGGTGCGGCCGATGTCGGTCTGGGAATTATGGCGGCGGCAAACGCGCTGGGGCTCGACTTTATTCCGGTTGTCACCGAGCAGTATGATTTAATCATTCCGGCGGCCTATTTCGACTCGGTGCCGATTCAACGACTGCTCGAAACCATCAGCGCCGATTCCTTCAAGCAACGGGTTGCGGCCCTAGGCGGTTACAACACCGAAAACACGGGCCGGGAAATAAAACTTTAA
- a CDS encoding molybdopterin molybdotransferase MoeA: protein MLTDIAMDDFFHVTDLMTVISYAEAFQPLGTERIPLSDALGRVLGEELVSRVDLPDFVRSTMDGFAVRAASTFGASEANPAYLTIVGAVLMGERPDFSIGPGEAAKISTGGALPAGADSVVIIEHTEAIDEFTIELYKSAAPGQHVVQVGEDFAAGARVLQPGRVLRPQDIGLLAALGKDTLTVYSKARIGIISTGDEVVPIQETPGPGKIRDVNAYTLAAMVSDAGAIPIRYGIVKDDSEQLFELCHRALKTSDMLLISGGSSVGTRDFTVEVLSRLSNAKILVHGIPISPGKPTILARAGQIPIWGLPGHVVSSMVVFKAVVKPFIDRINGMIAHGGKAAWPVPARMARNISSAQGRTDYIRVRLIEKEDGFWAEPVLGKSGLLNTMIRADGLVAIDLNTEGLEKGTLVSVMPI from the coding sequence ATGCTAACAGATATCGCCATGGATGATTTTTTTCATGTCACGGATTTGATGACCGTCATCAGCTATGCCGAAGCGTTTCAGCCGCTTGGAACGGAACGAATTCCCCTCTCGGACGCCTTGGGCCGTGTGTTGGGTGAAGAGCTGGTATCCCGGGTGGATCTTCCGGATTTTGTGCGTTCGACCATGGATGGGTTTGCCGTCCGGGCGGCCTCCACCTTTGGCGCCTCCGAGGCAAACCCGGCTTATTTAACGATTGTCGGGGCCGTTCTCATGGGGGAGAGGCCCGATTTTTCCATCGGCCCCGGGGAAGCGGCAAAAATTTCCACCGGCGGCGCGTTGCCTGCCGGCGCCGACAGCGTCGTTATCATAGAACACACCGAAGCCATTGATGAATTCACGATCGAGCTTTATAAAAGCGCGGCTCCAGGTCAGCATGTCGTTCAGGTGGGGGAGGACTTTGCCGCCGGCGCCCGCGTGTTGCAACCAGGCCGGGTGCTGCGTCCTCAGGATATTGGCTTATTGGCCGCCTTGGGAAAAGATACCCTGACCGTTTATTCAAAGGCACGCATCGGTATTATTTCTACGGGTGATGAGGTGGTTCCCATTCAGGAAACCCCCGGCCCCGGCAAGATTCGGGATGTAAACGCCTATACGTTGGCGGCCATGGTGAGTGACGCCGGTGCGATTCCCATTCGCTATGGCATTGTCAAGGACGATAGCGAGCAATTATTTGAATTATGCCACCGTGCGCTGAAGACATCCGATATGTTGCTGATTTCCGGTGGAAGTTCCGTCGGCACCCGGGATTTTACCGTGGAGGTATTAAGCCGGCTTTCAAATGCGAAAATTCTGGTTCACGGCATTCCCATCAGTCCGGGCAAACCCACGATTTTGGCTCGGGCCGGGCAAATACCCATATGGGGACTTCCCGGGCATGTGGTCTCAAGCATGGTGGTCTTTAAGGCGGTCGTGAAACCCTTTATCGATCGTATTAACGGAATGATCGCTCACGGCGGCAAAGCCGCATGGCCCGTTCCGGCCCGCATGGCCCGGAATATTTCTTCCGCGCAGGGCCGTACCGACTATATCCGTGTGCGACTGATAGAAAAAGAGGATGGTTTTTGGGCGGAACCGGTTCTGGGAAAGTCCGGCCTGCTTAACACCATGATTCGGGCGGATGGGCTGGTGGCCATCGACCTGAATACGGAAGGGCTTGAAAAGGGGACCCTGGTTTCCGTGATGCCGATATGA
- a CDS encoding carbohydrate kinase family protein, translating to MPFSHPYTLYISGSLAYDRIMDFPGKFSDHILPDKIHILNVCFTVNGMMEKFGGTAGNIAYNLALLEETPLILGSAGKDFDRYEAWLKQNHIPTEAIRIIPEEFTAGAYITTDQSDNQITGFNPGAMKHACEYSVTIAEGQRAIGIISPGCVDDMRGYSRRFKALHIPYICDPGQQIPVLGKDALTEMITGAGILISNDYELEMIQNATGLTQALLREKTGALITTLGEQGSLVWDGAAETRIPAVPAERVLDPTGAGDAYRAGLIKGLVMENPLRKAAEMGATCASYAVACHGTQEHRFDLADFWKRHERQFGKAE from the coding sequence ATGCCATTCTCTCATCCGTATACGCTTTATATTTCAGGCTCCCTTGCCTATGACCGGATTATGGACTTTCCGGGAAAATTTTCCGATCATATTTTACCGGATAAAATCCATATCTTAAACGTCTGCTTTACCGTAAACGGCATGATGGAAAAATTCGGTGGTACGGCCGGTAATATCGCCTACAATCTGGCGCTGCTGGAAGAGACCCCGCTGATTCTCGGATCCGCCGGAAAGGATTTCGATCGCTATGAGGCCTGGTTGAAACAGAACCATATCCCCACTGAGGCCATTCGCATTATTCCGGAAGAATTTACGGCGGGCGCCTATATCACAACGGATCAATCCGATAACCAGATTACCGGATTTAACCCGGGCGCCATGAAACATGCCTGCGAATATTCCGTCACGATTGCAGAAGGGCAACGGGCCATCGGGATCATTTCCCCAGGATGCGTTGACGATATGCGTGGTTACAGCCGACGGTTTAAAGCGCTTCACATTCCTTATATCTGTGATCCCGGCCAGCAGATACCCGTTTTAGGCAAGGACGCGCTCACCGAAATGATAACTGGCGCGGGCATCCTTATTTCAAATGATTACGAGCTTGAAATGATACAAAATGCGACGGGACTGACCCAGGCGCTGCTCAGGGAAAAGACGGGCGCGCTTATCACCACCCTGGGAGAACAGGGCTCTCTTGTATGGGACGGTGCGGCGGAAACCCGTATACCGGCCGTACCGGCGGAGAGGGTATTAGATCCTACGGGCGCCGGAGATGCCTACCGCGCAGGACTTATCAAGGGCCTGGTAATGGAAAACCCGCTTCGGAAAGCCGCTGAAATGGGCGCCACCTGCGCCAGCTACGCCGTTGCCTGTCATGGTACCCAGGAGCACCGCTTTGATCTCGCGGATTTCTGGAAAAGACACGAAAGGCAATTTGGCAAAGCGGAATGA
- a CDS encoding co-chaperone GroES has protein sequence MVIKPMNDRLLVIRVEGEQKTAGGIIIPDTAKEKPMEGKIVATGPGKMGDDGKRISMEVKAGDRVLFSKWAGTEIKIDGVEHLFMKEDDLLGVLED, from the coding sequence ATGGTTATTAAACCGATGAACGACAGACTGCTTGTAATTCGCGTGGAAGGGGAACAAAAAACCGCCGGAGGTATCATCATTCCGGATACGGCCAAGGAAAAACCGATGGAAGGCAAAATCGTTGCCACCGGTCCTGGAAAAATGGGGGATGACGGAAAACGTATTTCCATGGAGGTAAAGGCCGGGGATCGGGTGCTGTTTTCAAAATGGGCCGGCACGGAGATAAAAATTGATGGGGTGGAACATCTGTTTATGAAAGAAGATGATTTACTGGGCGTTCTGGAAGATTAA